A part of Bacillus thuringiensis genomic DNA contains:
- a CDS encoding YlaH-like family protein translates to MLERMSFFAKLCKVDENPELGMWLLYGIIIILSALVYNLGFARKLSIIKNIVIYISLAIGCTVLTFFAVFLPVGEGLVVAAIVLGIYRLRLRQARQQKAG, encoded by the coding sequence ATGTTAGAAAGAATGTCGTTTTTTGCGAAATTATGTAAAGTTGATGAAAATCCAGAACTAGGGATGTGGTTACTGTATGGCATCATTATTATATTAAGTGCACTTGTGTATAATTTAGGTTTTGCAAGAAAACTATCAATAATAAAAAATATAGTGATATATATATCGTTAGCGATTGGGTGTACAGTTTTAACTTTCTTTGCAGTTTTTTTACCTGTTGGAGAGGGCCTTGTTGTAGCGGCAATTGTACTTGGGATTTATAGGTTGCGTTTACGTCAAGCAAGACAACAAAAAGCTGGGTGA
- the typA gene encoding translational GTPase TypA produces the protein MLKKRQDLRNIAIIAHVDHGKTTLVDQLLRQAGTFRANEHIEERAMDSNDLERERGITILAKNTAIHYEDKRINILDTPGHADFGGEVERIMKMVDGVLLVVDAYEGCMPQTRFVLKKALEQNLTPIVVVNKIDRDFARPDEVVDEVVDLFIELGANEDQLEFPVVFASAMNGTASLDSNPANQEENMKSLFDTIIEHIPAPVDNSEEPLQFQVALLDYNDYVGRIGVGRVFRGTMKVGQQVALMKVDGTVKQFRVTKLFGYIGLKRQEIEEAKAGDLVAVSGMEDINVGETVCPVEHEEALPLLRIDEPTLQMTFLVNNSPFAGREGKFITSRKIEERLRSQLETDVSLRVDNTDSPDAWIVSGRGELHLSILIENMRREGYELQVSKPEVIIKEVDGVRCEPVERVQIDVPEEYTGSIMESMGARKGEMLDMVNNGNGQVRLTFMVPARGLIGYTTEFLTLTRGYGILNHTFDCYQPVHAGQVGGRRQGVLVSLETGKASQYGIMQVEDRGVIFVEPGTEVYAGMIVGEHTRENDLTVNVVKMKQQTNIRSATKDQTSTMKKPRLMTLEESLEYLNDDEFCEVTPESIRLRKKILDKSERERAAKKKKSVEA, from the coding sequence ATGTTGAAAAAACGACAAGATTTACGAAATATAGCAATTATTGCCCACGTTGACCATGGTAAAACAACACTTGTTGACCAGTTATTACGTCAAGCGGGGACGTTCCGTGCGAATGAACATATTGAAGAACGCGCAATGGACTCAAACGATCTAGAAAGAGAACGTGGTATTACAATTTTAGCGAAGAATACTGCGATTCACTATGAAGATAAAAGAATTAACATTTTAGATACACCTGGTCACGCTGACTTCGGTGGAGAAGTAGAACGTATCATGAAAATGGTTGATGGTGTTCTACTTGTTGTTGATGCATATGAAGGTTGTATGCCACAAACACGATTTGTTTTAAAGAAAGCTCTTGAGCAAAACTTAACTCCAATCGTTGTTGTAAACAAAATTGACCGTGACTTCGCTCGCCCTGATGAAGTAGTTGATGAAGTAGTTGACTTATTCATCGAACTTGGTGCAAATGAAGATCAATTAGAGTTCCCAGTTGTATTTGCATCAGCAATGAACGGAACAGCAAGCTTAGATTCAAATCCAGCAAATCAAGAAGAGAATATGAAATCATTGTTTGACACAATTATTGAACATATTCCAGCACCAGTTGATAACAGCGAAGAGCCACTTCAATTCCAAGTAGCACTTCTTGATTACAATGACTATGTTGGTCGTATCGGGGTTGGACGCGTATTCCGTGGTACAATGAAAGTAGGACAACAAGTTGCATTAATGAAAGTTGACGGAACTGTAAAACAATTCCGTGTAACGAAATTATTTGGTTACATTGGATTAAAACGTCAAGAAATTGAAGAAGCAAAAGCTGGAGATTTAGTAGCGGTTTCAGGTATGGAAGACATTAACGTAGGTGAAACAGTATGTCCGGTTGAGCATGAAGAGGCTTTACCATTATTACGTATTGATGAGCCAACACTACAAATGACATTCCTTGTAAATAACAGCCCATTTGCAGGTCGTGAAGGTAAATTCATTACATCTCGTAAAATTGAAGAGCGTCTTCGTTCACAATTAGAAACAGATGTAAGTTTACGTGTAGATAATACAGATTCTCCTGATGCGTGGATCGTATCTGGACGTGGAGAATTACATTTATCTATCCTAATTGAAAACATGCGTCGTGAAGGTTATGAACTACAAGTATCTAAGCCTGAAGTAATTATTAAAGAAGTTGATGGCGTAAGATGTGAGCCTGTAGAGCGCGTGCAAATCGATGTACCTGAAGAATACACTGGTTCTATTATGGAATCTATGGGTGCACGTAAAGGTGAAATGTTAGATATGGTGAATAACGGAAACGGTCAAGTTCGCCTTACTTTCATGGTTCCAGCACGTGGTTTAATTGGTTACACAACAGAATTCTTAACATTAACTCGTGGTTACGGTATTTTAAACCATACATTCGATTGCTACCAACCAGTACACGCTGGACAAGTTGGTGGACGTCGCCAAGGTGTTCTAGTTTCACTTGAAACAGGAAAAGCATCACAATATGGTATTATGCAAGTTGAAGACCGTGGTGTAATCTTCGTTGAACCAGGTACAGAAGTATATGCTGGTATGATTGTCGGAGAACACACTCGTGAGAACGACTTAACAGTTAACGTTGTGAAAATGAAACAACAAACTAACATTCGTTCTGCGACGAAAGATCAAACTTCAACAATGAAAAAACCACGCTTAATGACTTTAGAAGAGTCATTAGAGTACTTAAACGATGACGAGTTCTGTGAAGTAACTCCAGAATCAATTCGTTTACGTAAAAAGATTCTTGATAAGAGCGAACGTGAAAGAGCTGCTAAGAAAAAGAAATCTGTAGAAGCGTAA
- a CDS encoding DUF5325 family protein — protein MEHIQYRFLLTAIIGVIFLIGIGIMVAENSPIGIIICIIGTFVTVGYGFVTKRKMRKSQ, from the coding sequence ATGGAACACATTCAATATCGCTTTTTATTAACTGCAATTATCGGTGTTATTTTCTTAATCGGTATCGGCATTATGGTTGCAGAAAATAGTCCCATCGGTATTATTATTTGCATTATCGGCACATTTGTTACAGTTGGATACGGTTTTGTAACAAAAAGAAAAATGCGTAAATCGCAATAA
- a CDS encoding inositol monophosphatase family protein, which translates to MQEVWKDIDAHAKQWIRDAGEFLMASMENALIIETKSNAADLVTNMDREIEQFLIGKIKETFPNHNILGEEGYGDEVTSSDGVVWLIDPIDGTMNFVHQKRNFAISIGIYENGIGKVGLIYDPVHDELYHAVKGAGAFCNEVPIPLLEKGAVEQGIVALNAIWLTDNPLLNKESMMALVKKARGTRSYGCAALEMVYVATGRIDAYVTPRLSPWDFGGGQIIVEEVGGKVTTFSGSPLSMVEKSSVLVAKPGVYEEVLRFIAE; encoded by the coding sequence ATGCAAGAAGTATGGAAAGACATCGATGCACACGCCAAGCAGTGGATTCGAGATGCAGGAGAATTTTTAATGGCATCAATGGAAAACGCACTTATTATAGAAACGAAATCCAATGCAGCTGATTTAGTAACAAATATGGACCGAGAAATAGAACAGTTTTTAATTGGGAAAATTAAAGAGACATTCCCGAACCATAATATTTTAGGAGAAGAAGGTTATGGAGATGAGGTAACTTCTTCGGATGGGGTTGTTTGGTTAATTGATCCAATTGATGGCACGATGAACTTTGTTCATCAAAAAAGAAATTTCGCAATTTCAATTGGAATTTATGAGAATGGTATCGGAAAGGTTGGACTCATTTATGATCCAGTTCATGATGAATTATACCATGCGGTAAAGGGAGCTGGAGCATTTTGTAATGAAGTACCAATACCTTTATTGGAAAAAGGAGCTGTAGAGCAAGGTATTGTAGCTTTAAATGCGATATGGCTTACCGACAATCCATTGCTTAATAAGGAAAGTATGATGGCACTGGTTAAGAAAGCAAGAGGCACGAGATCATATGGCTGTGCAGCGTTAGAGATGGTATACGTTGCGACAGGAAGAATAGATGCATATGTAACGCCGAGATTATCACCATGGGATTTTGGTGGGGGACAGATAATTGTAGAGGAAGTTGGAGGCAAGGTGACAACATTTTCTGGATCCCCGCTTTCTATGGTAGAGAAGAGCAGCGTATTAGTTGCAAAACCAGGGGTGTATGAAGAGGTGTTACGATTTATAGCGGAGTAA
- a CDS encoding YktB family protein has protein sequence MTLQTFKSTDFEVFTVDGLEERMSAIKTNIHPKLEALGEQFATYLSKQTDENFFYHVAKHARRKVNPPNDTWVAFSTNKRGYKMLPHFQIGLWGTHAFIYFGLIYECPQKVETAHAFLEHLNDLKTNIPNDFVWSIDHTKPSVKLHKTLETADLQKMIERLATVKKAELLVGIHISPEEFSAMTNEQFLAKIESTMQSLLPLYALCNR, from the coding sequence ATGACACTACAAACATTCAAGTCAACTGATTTTGAGGTCTTTACAGTTGATGGTCTCGAAGAACGAATGAGTGCAATTAAAACGAACATTCATCCTAAACTGGAAGCTTTAGGGGAACAGTTTGCAACGTATTTATCCAAACAAACTGATGAGAACTTTTTTTATCATGTAGCAAAACATGCACGTCGCAAAGTCAATCCACCAAACGATACTTGGGTTGCTTTTTCAACAAATAAACGCGGATATAAAATGCTACCACATTTCCAAATTGGATTATGGGGTACTCATGCCTTCATATACTTTGGTTTAATCTATGAGTGTCCACAAAAAGTGGAGACGGCTCACGCCTTCTTAGAACATTTAAATGATTTAAAAACAAATATTCCAAATGACTTCGTTTGGTCCATTGACCATACTAAACCAAGTGTAAAATTACATAAAACACTTGAAACAGCAGACTTACAAAAGATGATTGAACGTCTAGCTACTGTGAAAAAAGCAGAATTATTAGTTGGTATTCATATATCACCAGAGGAGTTTTCAGCAATGACCAACGAACAATTCCTTGCTAAGATTGAATCTACGATGCAATCACTCCTTCCTTTATATGCACTTTGTAATCGATAG
- a CDS encoding UPF0223 family protein → MEYQYPLDYDWSNEEMVAIVKFYEAIEKAYEKGIIREELMALYRRFKEIVPSKAEEKKIDKEFQEVSGYSIYRAIQRAKETEEQKLVKL, encoded by the coding sequence ATGGAATATCAATATCCGTTAGATTATGATTGGTCAAATGAGGAAATGGTTGCAATTGTGAAGTTTTATGAAGCAATTGAGAAAGCATACGAAAAAGGAATTATAAGAGAAGAATTAATGGCATTATATCGTCGTTTTAAAGAGATTGTTCCATCCAAAGCAGAAGAGAAGAAAATTGATAAAGAGTTTCAAGAAGTAAGTGGATATTCTATATACCGTGCGATTCAAAGGGCGAAAGAAACTGAAGAACAAAAGCTTGTGAAATTGTAA
- the speA gene encoding arginine decarboxylase, whose translation MSQYETPLFTALVEHSKRNPIQFHIPGHKKGQGMDPTFREFIGHNALAIDLINIAPLDDLHHPKGMIKEAQDLAAAAFGADHTFFSIQGTSGAIMTMVMSVCGPGDKILVPRNVHKSVMSAIIFSGAKPIFMHPEIDPKLGISHGITIQSVKRALEEHSDAKGLLVINPTYFGFAADLEQIVQLAHSYDIPVLVDEAHGVHIHFHDELPMSAMQAGADMAATSVHKLGGSLTQSSILNVKEGLVNVKHVQSIISMLTTTSTSYILLASLDVARKRLATEGTALIEQTIQLAEQVRDAINAIEDLYCPGKEMLGTDATFNYDPTKIIVSVKDLGITGHQAEVWLREQYNIEVELSDLYNILCLVTFGDTESETNTLIAALQDLAATFRNKADKGVQIQVEIPEIPVLALSPRDAFYSETEVIPFENAAGRIIADFVMVYPPGIPIFTPGEIITQDNLEYIRKNLEAGLPVQGPEDMTLQTLRVIKEYKPIS comes from the coding sequence TTGTCCCAATACGAAACACCATTGTTTACCGCTTTAGTTGAGCACAGTAAGCGAAATCCAATTCAATTCCATATTCCTGGTCACAAAAAAGGACAAGGCATGGATCCTACATTTCGCGAATTTATTGGGCATAATGCATTAGCAATTGATTTAATTAATATTGCGCCGCTCGATGATTTACATCATCCAAAAGGTATGATTAAAGAAGCACAAGATTTAGCAGCCGCTGCATTTGGTGCAGATCATACTTTCTTTTCTATTCAAGGTACAAGTGGTGCAATAATGACAATGGTGATGAGCGTTTGCGGTCCTGGTGACAAAATCCTAGTGCCACGAAACGTGCATAAATCAGTAATGTCAGCTATTATTTTCTCAGGTGCAAAACCGATTTTCATGCATCCTGAAATCGATCCAAAACTTGGTATTTCACACGGAATCACAATTCAATCTGTCAAAAGGGCACTTGAAGAGCATTCAGATGCGAAAGGCTTACTTGTTATTAACCCAACATACTTTGGCTTTGCTGCGGACTTAGAACAGATTGTACAATTAGCACATTCTTATGATATCCCTGTATTAGTTGATGAGGCTCATGGTGTTCATATTCATTTTCACGATGAATTGCCGATGTCAGCGATGCAAGCCGGTGCAGATATGGCAGCAACAAGCGTTCACAAACTAGGTGGATCTTTAACGCAAAGTTCTATTCTTAATGTGAAGGAAGGCCTTGTGAATGTAAAACATGTTCAATCTATCATTAGCATGCTTACGACTACATCAACTTCTTACATCTTGTTAGCGTCCCTAGATGTTGCTAGAAAACGTCTTGCTACAGAAGGAACGGCACTCATAGAACAAACAATACAATTAGCGGAACAAGTTCGTGATGCTATTAACGCTATTGAGGATCTTTACTGTCCTGGGAAAGAAATGCTAGGTACAGATGCTACTTTTAACTATGATCCTACAAAGATAATTGTATCTGTAAAAGATTTAGGTATTACAGGCCATCAGGCTGAAGTATGGCTTAGAGAGCAATATAACATTGAAGTAGAACTCTCAGATTTATACAATATACTATGTCTTGTCACTTTTGGGGATACAGAAAGTGAAACAAATACACTTATTGCAGCATTACAAGATTTAGCAGCGACATTTAGAAATAAAGCCGATAAAGGTGTTCAAATACAAGTAGAAATTCCAGAAATACCAGTGCTAGCACTTTCTCCTCGAGATGCTTTTTATTCGGAAACAGAAGTCATCCCGTTTGAAAATGCAGCAGGTCGTATTATAGCTGATTTCGTTATGGTTTATCCGCCAGGGATTCCAATCTTTACTCCGGGGGAAATTATTACACAAGATAACTTAGAGTATATTCGTAAAAACTTAGAAGCGGGTTTACCTGTACAAGGTCCTGAAGATATGACATTACAGACATTACGTGTAATTAAAGAGTACAAGCCTATCAGTTGA
- a CDS encoding protein-glutamine gamma-glutamyltransferase gives MIVIGRSIVHPYITNEYEPFAAEKQQILSIMAGNQEIYSFRTSDELSFDLNLRVNIITSALELFQSGFQFRTFQQSFCNPQYWKRTSLGGFELLPNIPPSIAIQDIFKNGKLYGTECATAMIIIFYKALLTLYEEETFNRLFANLLLYTWDYDQDLKLITKTGGDLVPGDLVYFKNPQVNPATIEWQGENTIYLGNFFFYGHGVGVKTKEEIIYSLNERRVPYAFISAFLTDTITRIDSRLMSHYASPSTPQTSIGFIPIRDDAIVATVGHTTTIY, from the coding sequence ATGATTGTAATAGGCCGTTCTATTGTACATCCTTATATCACAAATGAATATGAGCCATTTGCAGCTGAGAAACAACAAATTTTATCGATAATGGCAGGAAATCAAGAAATTTATTCCTTCCGAACATCTGATGAACTCAGCTTTGATCTAAATTTGCGAGTGAACATTATTACTTCTGCATTAGAACTTTTTCAAAGTGGATTTCAGTTTCGCACATTTCAACAATCCTTTTGCAACCCCCAGTATTGGAAAAGAACGTCACTTGGAGGATTTGAGCTCCTACCAAACATACCCCCTTCCATTGCCATTCAAGATATTTTCAAAAACGGAAAACTATATGGAACTGAATGCGCCACCGCAATGATCATTATTTTTTACAAAGCTTTACTAACATTATATGAGGAAGAAACTTTCAACCGTCTCTTTGCAAACCTTTTACTTTATACATGGGACTACGATCAAGATTTAAAGCTCATAACAAAAACGGGTGGCGATCTTGTTCCGGGTGATCTCGTTTATTTTAAAAATCCACAAGTGAATCCAGCTACGATCGAGTGGCAAGGAGAAAATACAATCTATCTAGGAAATTTCTTTTTTTACGGACATGGCGTAGGCGTAAAAACAAAAGAGGAAATTATATACTCATTAAATGAACGACGAGTCCCTTACGCTTTTATTTCAGCTTTCTTGACCGATACGATTACCCGTATTGATAGCCGTCTGATGAGCCACTACGCCTCTCCTAGCACTCCACAGACATCGATAGGATTTATTCCGATTAGAGATGATGCAATCGTTGCAACAGTTGGCCATACAACTACAATTTATTAA
- a CDS encoding GapA-binding peptide SR1P — protein sequence MGTIVCQVCEGTIGHFEDEKSTVLYGKCGSHCECDHKEHTKA from the coding sequence ATGGGAACAATCGTATGCCAAGTATGTGAAGGAACAATCGGACATTTTGAAGATGAAAAATCAACAGTACTATACGGAAAATGTGGATCTCATTGCGAATGTGACCATAAAGAACATACAAAAGCTTAA
- a CDS encoding GapA-binding peptide SR1P, with protein sequence MGTIVCQVCEGTIGHFEDEKTTVLYGKCGTNCDCANRDKAKA encoded by the coding sequence ATGGGAACAATCGTATGCCAAGTATGTGAAGGAACAATCGGACATTTTGAAGATGAAAAAACGACAGTACTTTACGGAAAATGTGGTACAAATTGTGACTGTGCTAATAGAGACAAGGCGAAAGCTTAA
- a CDS encoding GapA-binding peptide SR1P, with product MGTIVCQDCEGTIAHFEDEKVTVLYGKCGSCGCDHTEHTKAQ from the coding sequence ATGGGAACGATCGTATGTCAAGATTGTGAAGGTACAATTGCACACTTCGAGGATGAAAAAGTAACGGTACTTTACGGGAAATGTGGATCTTGCGGATGTGATCACACAGAGCATACAAAAGCCCAATGA
- a CDS encoding DUF3055 domain-containing protein yields MFEKLYDEHESVKVRFLGFMTHDTRYDFGVIYTNMFFGKPLIVCMQTGRSTLLGRDDVENVQHIQEVFKLGSEEEAAELAQFFKFLVPPTSLHAEYEE; encoded by the coding sequence ATGTTTGAAAAATTGTATGATGAGCATGAAAGTGTGAAGGTACGATTTTTGGGGTTTATGACACATGATACTCGTTATGATTTTGGTGTTATTTATACAAATATGTTTTTTGGAAAGCCGCTCATTGTTTGCATGCAAACAGGAAGGTCTACTTTACTTGGAAGAGATGATGTAGAGAATGTGCAACATATACAGGAAGTTTTTAAATTAGGATCAGAAGAGGAAGCAGCAGAGCTAGCTCAGTTTTTTAAATTTTTAGTCCCACCTACTTCTTTGCATGCGGAGTATGAAGAATAA
- a CDS encoding DUF1885 family protein, with protein sequence MQHAFITLVPKSNQQAVSTDDIKQLFQYYKTVTSKTGVQINYTYTNTAFPYEILDTSATTLKLQSTHDRYDSIYVGVGIEKEQSFIQISLPPNATFGDKGKANEFCRFLAKKLEGELQLFNGRTMYFYKR encoded by the coding sequence ATGCAACATGCCTTTATTACGCTTGTACCTAAATCCAATCAACAAGCTGTTTCAACAGATGATATAAAACAACTTTTTCAGTACTATAAAACAGTTACTTCCAAAACTGGTGTTCAAATTAATTATACTTATACGAATACCGCTTTCCCTTACGAAATTTTAGATACATCAGCAACAACATTAAAACTACAATCTACTCACGATCGATATGACTCCATTTATGTTGGTGTTGGTATAGAAAAGGAACAATCTTTTATTCAGATTTCTTTACCACCTAATGCAACATTCGGTGATAAAGGAAAAGCAAATGAATTTTGCCGTTTTCTGGCGAAGAAATTAGAAGGAGAATTACAATTATTTAATGGAAGAACAATGTATTTCTATAAACGTTAA
- a CDS encoding MBOAT family O-acyltransferase, which translates to MVFSNLFFLCLFLPAILFVYYSVRKELQNIVLLLFSLLFYAWGEPIYVFLMLFSIFINYWFGIWLNKDRLSSSNRKIILTIAIVVNTAILGYFKYANFLVDNINGIFHTNIVLEKIPLPIGISFFTFHAMSYIIDIYKKKVEAQRNLFDLALYFTIFPQLVAGPIVRYNTIAYQLHVRTVTADKFSEGIRRFIIGLGKKVLIANQLGAIADEIFAMDPATMSVSTAWIGAIAYTLQIYFDFSGYSDMAIGLGKMFGFDFLENFNYPYISKSISEFWRRWHISLGSWFRDYVYIPLGGNRVSTWKIYRNLFIVWALTGFWHGASWTFMIWGIYYGCLIALEKAGFEKLLQKLWWPIQHVYVMFLVIIGWVFFRADNFSYCSKFLQAMFGLNGSLTDITSYFYVMNYWGIFILAIITSAPIFSWIKNQLANKKVVILSPLYYLSVLIITMMYLTNATYNPFIYFRF; encoded by the coding sequence ATGGTATTTAGCAATTTGTTTTTTTTATGCCTTTTTTTACCTGCAATTCTTTTCGTGTACTACTCAGTACGGAAAGAATTACAAAACATAGTTCTTCTATTATTTAGTTTATTATTTTATGCTTGGGGAGAACCAATATATGTCTTCCTAATGCTTTTTTCTATTTTCATCAACTATTGGTTCGGAATATGGCTTAATAAAGACCGACTGTCTAGTTCGAACAGAAAAATTATTCTGACTATAGCAATCGTTGTCAATACTGCTATACTCGGATATTTCAAATATGCTAATTTCTTAGTAGATAATATAAATGGAATTTTCCATACAAACATTGTACTAGAAAAAATCCCCTTACCAATCGGGATTTCATTTTTCACTTTCCATGCAATGAGTTATATTATTGACATTTATAAGAAAAAAGTAGAAGCTCAGCGAAATCTATTTGATCTCGCACTATACTTTACTATTTTCCCACAATTAGTAGCAGGACCAATTGTTCGATATAATACAATCGCTTATCAATTACATGTTAGAACAGTTACTGCTGATAAGTTTTCAGAAGGAATTCGTCGTTTTATCATTGGATTAGGAAAGAAGGTTTTAATTGCGAATCAATTAGGAGCTATTGCCGATGAAATATTTGCGATGGATCCAGCAACAATGAGCGTATCTACCGCTTGGATTGGTGCGATCGCTTACACATTACAAATTTATTTCGATTTTTCAGGTTACAGTGATATGGCAATTGGATTAGGAAAAATGTTCGGATTTGATTTCTTAGAAAATTTCAATTACCCGTATATTTCCAAATCTATCTCTGAATTTTGGCGTCGTTGGCACATTTCACTTGGTTCTTGGTTCCGTGATTATGTGTATATTCCATTAGGTGGGAATCGCGTATCCACTTGGAAAATCTATCGTAATCTCTTCATTGTATGGGCGTTAACCGGATTTTGGCATGGAGCTAGTTGGACATTTATGATTTGGGGTATTTATTACGGATGTTTAATTGCTTTAGAAAAGGCTGGTTTCGAAAAATTATTACAAAAATTATGGTGGCCGATTCAACACGTATACGTTATGTTTTTAGTGATTATTGGTTGGGTGTTCTTCCGCGCTGATAATTTTAGCTACTGTTCTAAATTTTTACAAGCAATGTTCGGATTAAATGGATCGTTGACTGACATTACGAGTTATTTCTATGTGATGAATTATTGGGGAATCTTTATACTTGCTATTATTACATCAGCTCCAATTTTCTCTTGGATCAAGAATCAATTAGCAAATAAAAAGGTAGTCATTTTATCTCCACTTTATTACTTGAGTGTCTTAATCATAACTATGATGTATTTAACGAATGCAACTTACAATCCATTTATTTACTTCCGCTTCTAA
- a CDS encoding DHHW family protein yields the protein MKNFTNRILITGFLTIIFGMCIWTGKIIYWDKKSFSDFENRELALNPVLTIDTIKSGKYFKDTELHFTDHIAARDRFIETYTKLQMKFNRTFVNNNYVADDGFILSAPTKIDMRNQIKQSVNELENLQTQFPKTEFYFLLAPSKLTAFSYKYPPYVDRGYDQKHRDYFVQELQKINFPVIDVLPAFQKEFTHEQLEELYFKTDHHWNMKGAFYAYEQTMKHIANESKTFKGNAVNRDDYKITIEKPNGQFIGSWNKQLYNLIETPETIPYVQLKQNPNMWDNYTVYLGPKSEESMKMPMKEFFAVDKNKHSPDYSSVYQTDYAQINILNPDAKNKLHAVIIKDSYADATYPLFAQEFEQTTFIDPRFAASKNVKQELEKLNADIVLFLYNDTSTNKEMYQFENKE from the coding sequence ATGAAAAATTTCACTAATCGTATATTAATTACAGGATTTCTCACGATTATTTTTGGAATGTGTATATGGACCGGAAAAATAATATATTGGGACAAAAAAAGTTTTTCTGATTTTGAAAATAGAGAATTAGCTTTGAATCCAGTCCTAACTATTGATACTATAAAATCCGGAAAATATTTCAAAGATACTGAATTACACTTTACAGATCACATTGCAGCACGAGACAGATTTATTGAAACATACACAAAGTTACAAATGAAATTCAATCGAACTTTCGTAAATAACAATTATGTTGCAGATGACGGGTTTATTTTATCTGCACCTACCAAAATAGATATGCGTAATCAAATTAAACAATCTGTTAACGAATTAGAAAACTTACAAACTCAATTTCCAAAAACAGAATTTTATTTCTTGTTAGCTCCAAGTAAACTAACGGCATTTTCGTATAAATACCCGCCATATGTAGATCGTGGGTACGATCAAAAGCATCGGGATTATTTTGTACAAGAGTTACAGAAAATAAATTTTCCTGTTATTGATGTTCTTCCTGCTTTTCAAAAAGAATTTACTCATGAACAATTAGAAGAGCTATACTTTAAAACTGATCACCATTGGAATATGAAAGGTGCATTTTATGCATACGAGCAAACAATGAAGCACATTGCTAATGAATCTAAAACATTTAAAGGTAATGCTGTTAATCGAGATGATTATAAAATAACTATAGAAAAACCGAATGGACAATTTATCGGTAGTTGGAATAAACAACTGTATAATTTAATAGAAACACCTGAAACAATCCCATATGTACAATTAAAGCAAAACCCAAATATGTGGGATAATTACACTGTATATCTCGGTCCAAAATCAGAAGAATCGATGAAAATGCCGATGAAGGAATTCTTTGCAGTGGACAAAAATAAGCATTCACCAGACTATAGTTCCGTTTATCAAACAGACTATGCACAGATAAATATCTTAAATCCAGATGCAAAAAACAAACTACATGCTGTCATTATTAAAGATTCTTATGCAGATGCAACTTATCCTTTATTTGCACAAGAGTTTGAACAAACAACATTTATTGATCCACGATTTGCGGCAAGCAAAAATGTAAAACAAGAACTCGAAAAACTAAATGCTGATATCGTGTTATTCCTTTATAATGACACTAGTACAAATAAAGAAATGTATCAATTTGAAAATAAAGAATAA